One genomic window of Roseateles sp. DAIF2 includes the following:
- a CDS encoding serine hydrolase, producing the protein MKWLLIGGLMLVPPLVRAQNSLDPAAQQAIDKIFSEYGHAGKPALAVAAIKGGKLVFQKVVGQANLEYKVPATADTRFHVNAQAWEFVAFAILNLEDQGKLSLSDDVRTYLPEVPDFGKKISINHLLSSTDGLYSYSGINALTGSRSKEVDQVGKIPDYIKHQKRLNFAPGEVFSVRGDTRFVLLKKIVEVVSGQSFEAYSKAQIFDPLGMVNTIFLAAPNPSLENLATPYALDGSGKYQLSQGEGNAAGMMNLYSSLRDMTTWRQHVRSHKLASKLQSPLKLDNGAPIRGMAGVSIYGQQHFGQERGIPKTFQAGSFGGYTSVFFGFPGHDMTVITLGSGGGYNGRYGMNVAYQFLPGAFPEPETIDYTKIEGVKMSPAELQKYEGKFWNAKASVASVLHMKGNVLHYNRVGGAVHNELIPLSDTVFQMKVEGDDTLLLKFVEGKHGRQMHYSVTGSDPMVFESYRPATYSKSELAQFTGSYFSKELNTSYEFEENQGVLSARNLHAGSVSFEPVHADLFHGNKAFLSGVQFVRKNGVVTGFQVMVDGVRHLEFRKLRS; encoded by the coding sequence ATGAAATGGCTGCTCATTGGCGGCCTGATGCTGGTGCCGCCACTGGTCCGTGCGCAGAACAGTCTGGATCCGGCTGCGCAGCAGGCGATCGACAAGATTTTTTCCGAGTACGGCCATGCCGGGAAACCCGCGCTAGCGGTCGCTGCCATCAAGGGCGGGAAACTGGTGTTCCAGAAGGTGGTGGGTCAGGCGAATCTGGAATACAAGGTGCCCGCGACCGCGGATACGAGATTCCATGTGAATGCGCAGGCCTGGGAATTCGTCGCCTTTGCGATCCTGAATCTGGAGGATCAGGGCAAGCTGTCGCTGAGCGATGATGTCAGGACCTATCTGCCGGAGGTGCCGGATTTCGGCAAGAAGATCAGCATCAACCATTTGCTGAGCTCCACCGATGGGCTCTACAGCTATAGCGGCATCAACGCCCTGACCGGCTCGAGATCCAAGGAGGTCGACCAGGTGGGCAAGATCCCGGACTACATCAAGCACCAGAAGCGCTTGAACTTTGCGCCGGGCGAGGTCTTTTCTGTGCGCGGCGACACCCGTTTCGTGCTGCTGAAGAAGATCGTCGAGGTGGTGTCGGGGCAATCATTCGAGGCCTACAGCAAGGCGCAGATATTCGATCCCTTGGGGATGGTGAATACCATCTTCCTTGCCGCGCCCAACCCCTCCCTGGAGAATCTGGCGACGCCCTATGCTCTTGATGGCAGCGGGAAATACCAGCTCAGCCAGGGCGAAGGCAATGCCGCGGGCATGATGAATCTGTATTCGTCCCTGCGCGACATGACGACCTGGCGGCAGCATGTCCGGTCTCACAAGCTCGCGAGCAAGCTCCAGTCCCCGCTGAAACTGGACAACGGGGCTCCGATCCGAGGCATGGCGGGTGTTTCCATCTATGGGCAGCAGCATTTCGGCCAGGAGCGAGGAATCCCCAAGACCTTTCAGGCCGGCAGCTTCGGTGGCTATACGAGCGTGTTCTTCGGATTTCCGGGGCATGACATGACCGTGATCACCCTCGGTTCCGGCGGCGGGTACAACGGCCGTTATGGCATGAACGTGGCCTATCAATTTCTGCCAGGCGCTTTCCCCGAACCCGAGACGATCGACTACACCAAGATCGAAGGCGTGAAGATGAGCCCGGCGGAACTGCAGAAATACGAGGGCAAGTTCTGGAATGCGAAGGCTTCCGTGGCCTCGGTGCTGCACATGAAAGGCAATGTGCTGCATTACAACCGGGTCGGGGGAGCGGTGCACAACGAGCTGATTCCCTTGAGCGATACCGTGTTTCAGATGAAGGTCGAGGGGGACGACACGCTGCTGCTCAAGTTTGTCGAGGGGAAGCATGGCCGGCAGATGCACTACTCCGTGACCGGCAGCGATCCGATGGTGTTCGAGTCGTATCGGCCGGCCACCTATTCAAAGAGCGAGCTGGCCCAGTTCACGGGAAGCTACTTCTCCAAGGAACTCAACACCAGCTACGAGTTCGAGGAGAACCAGGGTGTGCTGAGCGCCAGGAACCTGCATGCCGGGTCGGTGAGTTTCGAGCCCGTCCACGCGGACCTGTTCCACGGCAACAAGGCCTTCCTCAGCGGCGTGCAGTTCGTCCGCAAGAACGGGGTCGTGACGGGTTTCCAGGTGATGGTCGATGGGGTGCGGCATCTGGAGTTCCGCAAGCTGAGGAGCTGA
- a CDS encoding nuclear transport factor 2 family protein: MDQYSFLGGLRKIIRMGLLLCLPLQVFHLSAAAQSLPAQSEKTDTEQISETLEDYMQGVANGDAIRLRKAFHPDFKLYAVNRDKTLLVRSGEQYIKDATAYGKFNRVGRILSVDVEDEVAMAKVEILTPGDRLFIDFFQLLKYEGAWKIVNKSYTWKAAPKRNKKILFITSNQHTYGNTKLDTSNHFDEIVVAYDVFKKQGYTVDFVSPQGGAIPIGYIKTSDGLHKQYLYNAEFMNLLKHTLKPAQIKVGDYQAVYYSGGGAAMFGVAENAEIQAIATGVHRNGGIVSAVCHGTAGLVHLKNSAGVPLYSGKKITGYPDAFENKTAAYYKTFPFSIDAEITRNGGNLVHAKEFGTNFYVVDGQFITGQDPSSTASVASKVIEALQGK; encoded by the coding sequence ATGGATCAATACAGTTTCCTTGGCGGCCTCCGAAAAATAATCCGGATGGGGCTGCTGCTATGCCTGCCCCTGCAGGTCTTTCATCTATCCGCTGCTGCCCAGAGCCTGCCGGCGCAGAGCGAGAAGACCGACACCGAGCAGATTTCAGAAACCCTGGAAGACTATATGCAAGGCGTGGCCAATGGCGATGCCATTCGATTGAGAAAGGCCTTCCATCCCGACTTCAAGCTGTATGCGGTGAACCGCGACAAGACCTTGCTGGTGCGCTCCGGCGAGCAATACATCAAGGACGCCACGGCCTACGGGAAATTCAACCGGGTCGGCCGGATCCTCTCGGTCGATGTCGAGGACGAGGTGGCGATGGCCAAGGTGGAGATATTGACCCCCGGGGACAGGCTCTTCATCGATTTTTTCCAGCTGCTGAAATACGAAGGGGCCTGGAAGATCGTCAACAAGAGCTACACCTGGAAGGCGGCACCGAAGCGGAACAAGAAGATCCTCTTCATCACCTCCAATCAGCATACGTATGGGAATACGAAGCTCGATACATCCAACCACTTCGACGAGATCGTCGTGGCCTACGACGTTTTCAAGAAGCAAGGCTATACGGTTGATTTTGTCAGCCCGCAGGGAGGCGCCATTCCCATCGGCTATATCAAAACCTCGGACGGCCTGCACAAGCAATACTTGTACAACGCCGAGTTCATGAATCTGCTCAAGCACACCTTGAAGCCCGCACAGATCAAGGTGGGTGACTACCAGGCGGTCTATTACAGCGGCGGCGGGGCCGCGATGTTCGGGGTTGCCGAGAATGCCGAGATCCAGGCCATTGCTACCGGCGTCCACCGCAATGGCGGCATTGTTTCCGCGGTCTGCCATGGCACCGCCGGCCTCGTCCATCTGAAGAACAGCGCCGGCGTGCCGCTCTACTCGGGAAAAAAAATCACCGGATACCCGGATGCCTTCGAGAACAAGACCGCGGCGTACTACAAGACCTTCCCGTTTTCCATCGATGCGGAGATCACCAGGAATGGCGGCAATCTCGTGCATGCCAAAGAGTTCGGCACGAATTTCTATGTGGTGGATGGCCAGTTCATCACCGGCCAGGATCCTTCGTCCACGGCATCCGTGGCGAGCAAGGTGATCGAGGCCCTGCAAGGCAAGTGA
- a CDS encoding DUF4118 domain-containing protein — protein MDDERPDPDALLERLRADEEKAARGKLRIYFGSSAGVGKTYAMLLAARKLKAEGRQMLVGVVETHGRSETAALTEGLELLPARQVEYRGRALPEFDLDGALARLKPLVREEGQPRPLILVDELAHSNVAGSRHPKRWQDVEELLANGIDVYTSLNVQHLESLNDVVGGITGVRVQETLPDRFFDAADEVVLVDTPADELLARLKAGKVYMGAQAERAAKHFFRKGNLMALRELALRRTADRVEDDVQAWRSNEAIAQVWSTEAAILCAVGPTPRAEHVLRSSARLAQQLGVSWHAVYVETPALQRLPDAQRERVLRQMRLAQDLGAATAVLQAQDAAAALAEHAREHNLSKLVLGRSPALPGWRRLFAGRPLYERLAALLPDVDLIEVGLPPAVGQRSEPEPAPPAWGSAARQLPHYAKAAAACALTAALAWPLQNLLDEANIVMLFLLTVLGVALKLGRGPAVLASFLSVGLFDFFYVAPHLSFAVSDVQYLLTFGVMLAVGLIVGQLTAHLRYQAEVAAEREARSRALFELTRELAGALQTEQVAQIAQERLARELHGRAQILVLGLDEQLHAPLPLAPGEGADTPDAGTARWALDHGQAAGLATDTLPGSPWFYLPLAAPMRARGVLCLRPRDLEAVLRPERRAQLDTMASIIGQALERVHYVEVAQNALVHIESERLRNSLLSALSHDLRTPLAVVYGLADTLAALPGLPPQGLEMAGALRRESQRINAMVSNLLDMARLQSGAVQLRRDWLPIDEVLGGALQAMHSVLAGHKVQTRLAPGLPLVEIDAALIERVLANLLENAAKYTPPGSRIEIAALVDGADLRLTVADDGPGLPAGREEALFEKFTRAKSESSIPGVGLGLAICRAILEAHGGRIWAERSALGGAAFVLTLPLGQPPALPREEEDLEGEHRA, from the coding sequence ATGGACGACGAACGCCCCGACCCGGACGCGCTGTTGGAGCGGCTGCGAGCGGACGAGGAAAAGGCCGCGCGCGGCAAGCTGCGCATCTACTTCGGCTCCTCGGCCGGCGTGGGCAAGACCTACGCGATGCTGCTGGCCGCGCGCAAGCTCAAAGCCGAGGGCCGGCAGATGCTGGTCGGCGTGGTCGAGACCCATGGCCGCAGCGAGACCGCGGCGCTGACCGAGGGGCTGGAGCTGCTGCCGGCGCGCCAGGTCGAGTACCGCGGGCGGGCGCTGCCGGAGTTCGACCTCGACGGCGCGTTGGCGCGGCTCAAGCCGCTGGTGCGTGAAGAGGGCCAGCCGCGGCCGCTGATCCTGGTCGACGAGCTGGCGCACAGCAATGTGGCCGGCTCGCGCCATCCCAAGCGCTGGCAGGATGTCGAGGAGCTGCTGGCCAACGGCATCGATGTCTACACCAGCCTGAACGTGCAGCATCTGGAGAGCCTGAACGACGTGGTCGGCGGCATCACCGGCGTGCGCGTGCAGGAGACCCTGCCGGACCGCTTCTTCGACGCGGCCGATGAGGTGGTGCTGGTCGATACCCCGGCCGACGAGCTGCTGGCGCGGCTGAAGGCCGGCAAGGTCTATATGGGCGCGCAGGCCGAGCGCGCGGCCAAGCATTTCTTCCGCAAGGGCAATCTGATGGCCCTGCGCGAGCTGGCGCTGCGCCGCACCGCCGACCGGGTCGAGGACGATGTGCAGGCCTGGCGCAGCAACGAGGCGATCGCCCAGGTCTGGAGCACCGAGGCGGCGATCCTCTGCGCGGTCGGGCCGACGCCGCGCGCCGAGCATGTGCTGCGCAGCAGCGCGCGCCTGGCCCAGCAGCTGGGCGTGTCCTGGCACGCGGTCTATGTCGAGACGCCGGCGCTGCAGCGCCTGCCGGACGCGCAGCGCGAGCGCGTGTTGCGCCAGATGCGCCTGGCCCAGGACCTGGGCGCCGCGACCGCGGTGCTGCAGGCCCAGGACGCGGCCGCGGCGCTGGCCGAGCATGCGCGCGAGCACAACCTCTCCAAGCTGGTGCTGGGCCGCAGCCCGGCGCTGCCCGGCTGGCGCCGCCTGTTCGCCGGCCGGCCGCTGTACGAGCGCCTGGCGGCGCTGCTGCCGGACGTGGATCTGATCGAGGTCGGGCTGCCACCGGCGGTGGGCCAGCGTTCGGAGCCCGAGCCGGCGCCGCCGGCCTGGGGCTCGGCGGCGCGCCAGCTGCCGCACTATGCGAAAGCTGCGGCGGCCTGTGCGCTGACCGCGGCGCTGGCCTGGCCGCTGCAGAACCTGCTGGACGAGGCCAATATCGTCATGCTGTTCCTGCTGACGGTGCTGGGCGTGGCACTGAAGCTGGGGCGTGGGCCGGCGGTGCTGGCCAGCTTCCTGAGCGTCGGGCTGTTCGATTTCTTCTATGTCGCGCCGCATCTGTCCTTCGCGGTGTCGGACGTGCAGTACCTGCTGACCTTTGGCGTGATGCTGGCGGTGGGCCTGATCGTCGGCCAGCTGACCGCGCATCTGCGCTACCAGGCCGAGGTGGCGGCGGAGCGCGAGGCGCGCTCGCGCGCGCTGTTCGAGCTGACCCGCGAGCTGGCCGGCGCGCTGCAGACCGAGCAGGTGGCGCAGATCGCGCAGGAGCGCCTGGCGCGCGAGCTGCATGGCCGCGCGCAGATCCTGGTGCTGGGCCTGGACGAGCAGCTGCATGCGCCGTTGCCGCTGGCGCCAGGGGAGGGCGCCGATACCCCGGACGCCGGCACCGCGCGCTGGGCGCTGGATCATGGCCAGGCCGCGGGCCTGGCCACCGACACCCTGCCGGGCAGCCCCTGGTTCTACCTGCCGCTGGCCGCGCCGATGCGCGCGCGCGGCGTGCTGTGCCTGCGCCCGCGCGATCTGGAGGCGGTGCTGCGGCCGGAGCGCCGCGCCCAGCTCGACACCATGGCCAGCATCATCGGCCAGGCGCTGGAGCGGGTGCATTACGTCGAGGTGGCGCAGAACGCACTGGTGCATATCGAGTCGGAGCGGCTGCGCAACTCGCTGCTGTCGGCGCTCTCGCATGACCTGCGCACGCCGCTGGCGGTGGTCTACGGCCTGGCCGACACCCTGGCCGCGCTGCCGGGCCTGCCGCCGCAGGGCCTGGAGATGGCCGGCGCGCTGCGCCGCGAGTCGCAGCGCATCAATGCGATGGTCAGCAACCTCTTGGACATGGCGCGGCTGCAGAGCGGCGCGGTGCAGCTGCGCCGCGACTGGCTGCCGATCGACGAGGTGCTGGGCGGCGCGCTGCAGGCGATGCACAGCGTGCTGGCTGGGCACAAGGTGCAGACCCGGCTGGCGCCCGGGCTGCCGCTGGTCGAGATCGATGCCGCGCTGATCGAGCGGGTGCTGGCCAATCTGCTGGAGAACGCCGCCAAGTACACGCCGCCGGGCAGCCGCATCGAGATCGCGGCCCTGGTCGACGGCGCGGACCTGCGCCTGACCGTCGCCGACGATGGCCCCGGACTGCCGGCCGGGCGCGAGGAGGCGCTGTTCGAGAAGTTCACCCGCGCCAAGAGCGAGAGCAGCATCCCCGGCGTGGGCCTGGGCCTGGCAATCTGCCGCGCCATCCTGGAGGCCCATGGCGGCCGCATCTGGGCCGAGCGTTCGGCGCTTGGCGGCGCCGCCTTCGTGCTGACCCTGCCGCTGGGCCAGCCGCCGGCCCTGCCGCGAGAAGAAGAAGACCTTGAGGGAGAACACCGCGCATGA
- the kdpC gene encoding potassium-transporting ATPase subunit KdpC, whose translation MKAHLRPAIVSLLLLSAITGLLYPLAVTGVGQALFPKQAAGSLIEAGGKTVGSELIGQNFTSPRYFWGRPSATGPMANNAAGSGGSNQGPLNPALVDAVKGRIEALRAADPGNLATVPADLVTASSSGLDPHISMAAARYQAGRVARERGLAPAQVQSLIEANTEQRDLLVLGEPRVNVLKLNLALDQAH comes from the coding sequence ATGAAAGCCCATCTGCGTCCCGCCATCGTCAGCCTGCTGCTGCTCTCGGCCATCACCGGTCTGCTCTATCCGCTCGCCGTCACCGGCGTCGGCCAGGCCCTGTTCCCGAAGCAGGCGGCCGGCAGCCTGATCGAGGCCGGCGGCAAGACCGTCGGCTCCGAGCTGATCGGCCAGAACTTCACGTCGCCCAGGTACTTCTGGGGCCGGCCGTCGGCCACTGGGCCGATGGCCAACAACGCCGCCGGCTCCGGCGGGTCCAACCAGGGGCCGCTGAACCCGGCCCTGGTCGATGCGGTCAAGGGCCGCATCGAGGCGCTGCGCGCCGCCGACCCGGGCAACTTGGCCACGGTGCCGGCCGATCTGGTGACGGCCTCCAGCAGCGGGCTGGACCCGCACATCAGCATGGCCGCAGCGCGCTACCAGGCGGGCCGGGTCGCGCGTGAGCGCGGCCTCGCGCCGGCCCAGGTGCAGTCGCTGATCGAGGCCAACACCGAGCAGCGTGACCTGCTCGTGCTGGGCGAGCCGCGCGTCAACGTGCTGAAGCTGAACCTGGCGCTCGACCAGGCGCACTGA
- a CDS encoding TorF family putative porin, with the protein MNLKNNKTLFVLAALVLSAAPVLAQSAADATPPGHSLTGNVGLFSDYRFRGISQTWRQPAVQGGFDYAHSSGFYAGTWASNVSGNSYNNGAGLELDLYGGYKFALAQDLTLDLGALAYLYPGAKLNSEPGKPTGEKYDNVDLYVGLSYAAFSAKLSVAATDYFGLNGQTAGYAFFNGLPARGGSKGSSYLDLNYRFELAEGLTLDAHLGRLSVRHYGELSYTDVKLGLTKSLGGFNLGAALVATDADKTYYQAGNAAAQNPKKLGKAGLVLSVQRSF; encoded by the coding sequence ATGAATCTCAAGAACAACAAGACCCTCTTCGTCCTGGCCGCCCTGGTGCTGAGCGCGGCGCCCGTGCTGGCCCAATCCGCCGCCGATGCGACGCCACCCGGGCACAGCCTGACCGGCAACGTCGGCCTGTTCAGCGACTACCGCTTCCGCGGCATCAGCCAGACCTGGCGTCAGCCGGCCGTGCAGGGCGGCTTCGACTACGCGCACAGCAGCGGCTTCTACGCCGGCACCTGGGCTTCCAATGTCTCGGGCAACAGCTACAACAACGGCGCCGGCCTGGAGCTGGACCTCTACGGCGGCTACAAGTTCGCGCTAGCTCAAGACCTGACCCTGGACCTGGGCGCCCTGGCCTACCTCTATCCCGGCGCCAAGCTGAACAGCGAGCCGGGCAAGCCGACCGGCGAGAAGTACGACAACGTGGATCTCTATGTCGGCCTGTCCTACGCCGCGTTCAGCGCCAAGCTGTCGGTGGCCGCGACCGACTACTTCGGCCTGAACGGCCAAACCGCCGGTTATGCCTTCTTCAACGGCCTGCCGGCGCGTGGCGGCTCCAAGGGCAGCAGCTACCTGGACCTGAATTACCGCTTCGAGCTGGCCGAAGGCCTGACCCTGGATGCGCATCTGGGCCGCCTGTCGGTGCGCCATTACGGCGAGCTGTCCTATACCGATGTGAAGCTGGGCCTGACCAAGAGCCTGGGCGGCTTCAACCTCGGCGCCGCGCTGGTCGCCACCGATGCCGACAAGACCTACTACCAGGCCGGCAATGCCGCCGCCCAGAACCCCAAGAAGCTGGGCAAGGCCGGCCTGGTGCTGAGCGTGCAGCGCAGCTTCTGA
- a CDS encoding helix-turn-helix domain-containing protein has protein sequence MHGKIRARQQPTPTGRSVISSQILFLFSALGAVNGVMLAAYFFVSARRATWQQGLSNIFLGLLLLAVSVRTGKSTIYYFYPDTALWFIQFGLSACLLIGPLTYLYVHFHLAEQQKKPAARWWYLHLALPLGLIFIGVLFSYSQHPQIWRHLIGGIHKYWLLYLVMTGWQLWKSRRLFLEGNEGGKRQTVLLLGVYLSSCLILIAYMSTHLTSYIVGALSFTFTVHITVMTFILFREEKAASAEQKKEKYQNRKLADDEAQQLLASLNQAMQEQQLFLNSNLSLAMLARKTGHSQILISQVLNDKLAQNFNHYVNEFRVAHARTLLLKEPRLTMEQVAERSGFNSSSTFFAAFKKICGKTPASYRVELSAGA, from the coding sequence GTGCATGGCAAGATTCGCGCTCGCCAGCAGCCAACCCCGACGGGCCGATCCGTGATTTCAAGCCAGATCCTCTTCCTGTTCAGCGCCCTGGGCGCGGTGAACGGCGTCATGCTGGCGGCCTATTTCTTCGTCTCGGCGCGGCGGGCAACGTGGCAACAAGGCCTGTCGAATATCTTCCTGGGGCTGCTGCTGCTGGCGGTCAGCGTGCGCACCGGCAAGTCGACCATCTACTATTTCTACCCGGACACCGCGCTCTGGTTCATCCAGTTCGGGCTGTCGGCCTGCCTGCTGATCGGGCCGCTGACCTATCTGTATGTGCATTTCCACTTGGCCGAGCAGCAGAAGAAACCCGCCGCTCGCTGGTGGTATCTGCATCTCGCGCTGCCGCTGGGACTGATATTCATCGGGGTACTGTTTTCCTATTCGCAGCATCCGCAAATCTGGCGCCATTTGATCGGCGGCATCCATAAATACTGGCTGCTCTATCTGGTGATGACCGGCTGGCAGCTGTGGAAATCCCGCCGACTGTTTCTGGAGGGGAATGAGGGCGGCAAGCGGCAGACGGTGCTTCTGCTCGGAGTCTATCTGAGCAGCTGCCTGATCCTGATTGCCTATATGAGTACGCACCTGACCTCCTATATCGTCGGGGCGCTCTCGTTCACCTTCACCGTGCATATCACGGTGATGACCTTCATCCTGTTCAGGGAAGAGAAGGCGGCGTCGGCAGAGCAGAAAAAGGAAAAATACCAGAACCGGAAACTGGCCGACGATGAGGCGCAACAATTGCTGGCCTCGCTGAACCAGGCCATGCAGGAGCAGCAGCTGTTCCTGAATTCGAACCTGAGCCTGGCCATGTTGGCGCGGAAAACCGGCCATTCGCAGATCCTGATATCCCAGGTGCTGAATGACAAGCTGGCGCAGAACTTCAACCACTATGTCAACGAGTTCCGCGTCGCGCATGCGAGAACCCTGCTGCTCAAGGAGCCGCGCCTGACCATGGAGCAGGTGGCCGAGCGCAGCGGTTTCAATTCCAGCTCCACCTTCTTCGCCGCCTTCAAGAAGATCTGCGGCAAGACGCCGGCGAGCTACCGGGTGGAGCTGTCCGCCGGGGCTTGA
- the kdpE gene encoding two-component system response regulator KdpE codes for MSEPKPTALIVEDEPSIRRFVRLGLEAEGWVVHECETVRQGLIDAGTRRPELIILDLGLPDDDGLNYLKDLRAWSGVPVIVLSARADEQDKIAALDAGADDYLTKPFGVGELMARVRVALRRSSQAAAAAGQPAQTLFRFGAVEVDLAARRVLREGAAVHLTPIEYRLLTHLIAHAGKVLTHRQLLKAVWGPSHVEDNHYLRVYMGNLRQKLEELPAQPKHLLTETAVGYRLMV; via the coding sequence ATGAGCGAACCCAAACCCACCGCGCTGATCGTCGAGGACGAGCCCAGCATCCGCCGCTTCGTGCGCCTGGGCCTGGAGGCCGAGGGCTGGGTGGTGCATGAATGTGAGACGGTACGCCAGGGCCTGATCGATGCCGGCACGCGCCGGCCCGAGCTGATCATCCTGGACCTGGGTCTGCCCGACGACGACGGGCTGAACTACCTGAAGGACCTGCGCGCCTGGTCCGGCGTGCCGGTGATCGTGCTCTCGGCCCGCGCCGACGAGCAGGACAAGATCGCCGCGCTGGATGCCGGCGCGGACGACTACCTGACCAAGCCCTTCGGCGTTGGCGAGCTGATGGCGCGGGTGCGCGTGGCGCTGCGGCGCAGCAGCCAGGCCGCCGCCGCGGCCGGCCAGCCGGCCCAGACCCTGTTCCGCTTCGGCGCGGTCGAGGTGGATCTGGCCGCCCGCCGCGTGCTGCGCGAGGGCGCAGCGGTGCACCTGACCCCGATCGAATACCGGCTGCTGACCCACCTGATCGCCCATGCCGGCAAGGTGCTGACGCACCGTCAGCTGCTGAAGGCGGTCTGGGGGCCCAGCCATGTCGAGGACAACCACTATCTGCGCGTCTACATGGGCAATCTGCGCCAGAAGCTGGAGGAGCTGCCGGCCCAGCCCAAACATCTGCTGACCGAGACGGCCGTGGGGTACCGGCTGATGGTCTAG
- a CDS encoding magnesium and cobalt transport protein CorA encodes MLINCAVYREGHKLADLAPEEVGDYLDQPDTFVWVALRDADTAELEPWRRLFNLHPLAVEDALKGQQRPKIDEYGSDLFVCMHLIDWIGAEIQRGEVAVFVGPGYVLSLRQHSPQHFLGVRERAEREPELLRQGPSFVLYALMDAVVDRYFPIVDLLESELEEIEQSIFTNGAARDNIQRLYALKRRLMQLRRAVAPMLEMLSKLHGGRIPPVCGRSEHYFRDVADHLARIHGAIEAVRETIATAIQANLSMVAIEDSDVTKRLAAWAGIFAVATAFAGIWGMNFETMPELKWTWGYPAALGLIVTVCALLWYRFRRAGWL; translated from the coding sequence ATGCTGATCAACTGCGCCGTCTATCGCGAGGGCCACAAGCTGGCCGACCTGGCCCCCGAGGAAGTCGGAGACTATCTGGACCAGCCCGATACCTTCGTCTGGGTGGCGCTGCGCGACGCCGACACGGCCGAGCTGGAGCCCTGGCGGCGCCTCTTCAATCTGCACCCGCTGGCGGTGGAGGATGCGCTGAAGGGCCAGCAGCGGCCCAAGATCGACGAGTACGGCAGCGACCTGTTCGTCTGCATGCACCTGATCGACTGGATCGGCGCCGAGATCCAGCGCGGCGAGGTGGCGGTGTTCGTCGGCCCCGGCTATGTGCTGTCGCTGCGCCAGCACAGCCCGCAGCATTTCCTGGGCGTGCGCGAGCGTGCCGAGCGCGAGCCCGAGTTGCTGCGCCAGGGCCCGAGCTTCGTGCTCTATGCGCTGATGGATGCGGTGGTGGACCGCTACTTCCCGATCGTCGACCTGCTCGAATCGGAGCTGGAGGAGATCGAGCAGAGCATCTTCACCAACGGCGCGGCGCGCGACAACATCCAGCGCCTGTACGCATTGAAGCGCCGGCTGATGCAGCTGCGCCGCGCGGTGGCGCCGATGCTGGAGATGCTGTCCAAGCTGCATGGCGGGCGCATCCCGCCGGTCTGCGGCCGCTCCGAGCATTACTTCCGCGATGTGGCCGACCACCTGGCGCGCATCCATGGTGCGATCGAGGCGGTGCGCGAGACCATCGCCACCGCGATCCAGGCCAATCTGTCGATGGTGGCGATCGAGGACAGCGACGTCACCAAGCGCCTGGCGGCCTGGGCCGGCATCTTCGCGGTGGCGACCGCCTTCGCCGGCATCTGGGGCATGAACTTCGAGACCATGCCCGAACTGAAATGGACCTGGGGCTACCCGGCCGCGCTGGGCCTGATCGTGACGGTCTGCGCTCTTCTTTGGTATCGCTTCCGCCGCGCCGGTTGGCTCTGA